The genomic interval AGGtgcaatatatattataatgtaTTGAAAGTATGACCGTCGTTaccataaaaataatgaattgtcatttttttcagatcagttgaaaaaaattgaattcctTAGGCAGGCTCATTTTCAAAAGATTTAATTACTCACCGTTGAGACATATTTGATTTCCCGGCAGAGCTTTGTTTCCCGTGGGAAATCTACCAGATCTAGGAAGTTGTCCACAACCACTTGGCCGATAATGTCATGGCGTGAAAATCGGTCAAAGTCATAGACGCTGAAGTGCAGCTTACGTGAGGGAAGCTCTGAGTAGGCCACAGGAAAAAGGAAAACCTCATCAAACACGGGGTTCAGCGTTTTGCGATGCACTTTGGTCTGATGCTTAGTCATCCGATCAGGCAGTAAGTAGATCTTGACATAAGGATCAGAGGTTCCGGAAAAGTCCTTGGCTGGGAGGTCCTCAGCTCTGTGGATCTTAACAATCAACTGCTCCAGGTCACAGTCAAACTTAAGGATAAGGTGAAGGCACCCACACCCTCTGCCTCTGTGACTTCCGTCATCTCCTTCCAAAGAACGTTGTTTATAGAGCTCAGGTTTGAGGCGTCCAAGGCCCAGTCCCATTCCGGTGAGTGAATCCTGCCTTTGGAATTGGGCCACATTGAAATCTGGGTTTGACAGATTCATATGCCGGCGTATTGAGCCCTGACTGTAGACAAAGAATAGCAACAGTGAAAATTAGTTGAGTGGAGGCCAAGTGTAGTATTCCTCTGCCAAGTCATAAGAGTCCTAATATAGATCCTCACAAATTAGCACATCCTCATAAATACCTACCTCCTACTGCCTGGATTTTGTAATCAACATTCATGtatcattcatttgattttcctGTATCCTACGAGCTATATTATGAAATATAATTTACTGACCCAATTTCTGACATGGGGTGCCCAGAGGGTGGGGGTTCTGTAGTCTGCCTCTGAATCCGAGGATTAGTGTGAACCCCATTTTCATGACTTTTTTCCTGGGCGTCCAGTGGAATGTCCGGTGAAGTGTGACTGATCTTCATGGATGCCTCCGGCGCAGCCAGAGCAATAGGAGGAGGAGACACAGGAGTAACCGGCGCCTCCACAGATACAACCGATGCCATGGGAGTGGGCTCCTTGGCAATAGAACATTGGGATGACTCACGGCGGGTGAGGACCGGTGGGTCCACGGCCGAATAGACCGGCTGCCTGGGAACAGGCTGTGAGGGCAAAGGGCTCATCGCGGGGTTGAGGTGCCCACCGTGAGGCTCCTTGGTCGTGGGTGACAGACCACGTTCTCGCCATGGTATCCAGCAAAGCTTCCAAGACACAAACAGGGAGACACCAAAGAGAGCCAAGCCACAGGCTGTCACCACCAATGACAGCAGACTCACCGAGACATCTGTAAACACAGTAAAAAGTGAGAGAAATTGAACAAGATTGAGATTTACGAACACATCTACATCATTGTTTGTGCCAGATTTCTAATGTCTCACATGAAGGGCTAACAAATCCTAAATATGAATTTGAAAAACTCTGACGTGACAAAGTACTGGAGTTTTCCTGGGATGTAGCCTGCCCATGTTTTGTGTcacaacattattttttccaaatataaatTCTGTTCTTTAGGAACAACCATTTATAATCACAATACTGCAAGTACTTAATGAGATTAACAGGGATTAGCTTTACTCTGGTTTATCATCTAGAGTGTAAACCTCTCCAAGTTaaatgttttctcatttttgccAAGTGATAATGGATTTAGCATGTTTACTTCATTTATAGATGCAAAAAAGCATAAAACATCAATTGTGCCCAAATATAGTCAGACTTGAAATCAGTGcataataaaataatgcaatacATCACCTCTCCTGTGattagttgttttttctttcatctTGAGTTATGGTTTCAAGTCCATAATACTGGTTTTTAAAGGCAGAATTATAATTACCTCTAGACCTACAGTAagcctttatttttttagcaaagtTGCCATGCTAATTTCCTGATTAATACTCTTTCAATGGCTCTTGAAAGACTATCTTCTCTCACAAGCATtgttatttaattaatattttgcaTGAAATAAATAAGGCTCTTGATGTTGTTTTATTGCAGTTTTAATCTGCATGCGCAGGACTCAACTGTTGCCCGGCAACAACTGTTGAGAAGCAGAAGAAATGGAAGATGGCTTCTCTATCTAGTGATTAGGGAAACCAAGGTGGCAAGTAAATGGCTACTGACCTCATACTAGTTTTTTGTGTGCTTGGTGCTGTGCAGTTTTTTAACGATATAAGTCTGCTGTATCATAGGCAATAACTATTATTGGCTTGGTGCGCCTCGTTCTGTGGGAGGGCAGTGAGGCAGACTTGAACTCAGATCGTGTCTTGGCTCCGCTGCATGTGGTTGCTGAATAAAGCCAATAGATTCCATAGATGAAAGttatgtaatttatttatataaaatccTCAATGTGCCAGGTCATAAGTCAAAGGACAAATAATTATAATGAGGCAGTTCATCTAATCATAGTGAACAATCAAGCAAAATTGAAAGTTATATTTAACCTTTGAATGGTCGCAATGTGCAGCTGACTTTAAACAAGTAGTATGCGCACTGCTTCCCCAAAGTAAACTTGGATGGATACAGTTCACATGCAACTTTGGAATGCATAAGCATCACCAAAAATGGTGATAACTCCGATTGAACCAGAAAATGTCATGGTCAAATTTTGGATGAAACAACTGTTATTTTGCTATTGAGCTTCTTCCTAAAGGAGAAGTGGATTTGCAGAAAATACTGAAACATTAAAGTGCTGGACATGTGCATGCACAAGTTTGGAGAAACGCTAATTAAACACCTGTATCAGTTATATTATCGTGTTCTAGGAAacctatttattcattattcataATTCCTAACTTTTTCTATAATGTAGGTCGATAAAAGATGTTTGATGTTTCAAATGAAGACTACAGAAAACAACTTTTCCCCTTGAAGAAATCCCCAAGGAGCTTAAGGCACTATCCCAGCCTCCTCTTCCATGGCTTAATGCTCTGCTGGAAGAATTCTCAAATAATTATCAGCAGTGATGTCTTGATTATGTTCTCCATGTCTTTGAAATGGGTCAAATTGATGGTTGCCTTGTGTTTGATGgagagatataatcaatcataGCCAGGTGGAACTGTCAAATGCTCATGGCATTGCGGCCATGCATGATATGGTGAAGAGAAGAAGTAAATGATGCACCTCACCTTGAAGAGTTTTAACTTTCGCATTGAAATCGTAACCTCTAACTCTCGTTCATTGTTAGATAAACTCCCACACATGTAAATGAAAGCACACCGTTAAACAAACGGGGGAAAAAGCCGATAACTGAGTACTCAGTACACTGGGGAAAATTTATAGTTTGGCTTCAATTATGTTTTTAGTGACCCAAGTTCTGGAACTTAGACACAAAGGATATAAAAAGTTGAAACATCATTgatggtttttatttatttatttttttaagaactaGGTAAATCTGTTTTAGCCCTTAATTGGAAAGCTGAtaattttgcagaaaaaaatatccTAATGTAGGGTATAAAGTATAAACAAAGCTCTGAAATACTTTGTGAGTAAAAGTCGACATGCCATCTTAACCGTTGAGGTGGCTGTGTTCAGTGTGCTAAgaattaaccaatcacattaaaatgtataGTAAACATGAGCCAGTGTGCTAATATTGCacagtatttgattttttttataatttcctCCATCTTAACAAAACCCTGGTTCTGGctcaagatttttttgttttactttagaAATGATGAAGACACAAAATTTCATTGAGTAACCAAAAGCAGAGAGTTAAACTTCATCATGTGAACATTAGATAAGGTCATTTTACTCTGCTAAATTGCAGTGGCCTGTGAGAGCAAGACCTTTTGTGCATgtctgcatgtttgtgtgtgggcaCCATTTGAAAGCTTGTCACACTAACGGGCACAAAGAGTTGTTTCTGCACTCAGAGATCCTGTGAATACCAACCACAGTATGTGAGATTTGGAAAAGAAATGAAGACAAATAGAGAGACCTGTCGTGTGAAGACAATGTCAAAAAGGCAGGCTGCCAGAGAGCATGAGAACAATCTATTGGCATCAGGAAGGATTCTGGGTAACAACAAAGAGAGTGAAGTAATTTTAGATCCTCATAGCCTTCAAAGATGGAGCAGTGTAGGAGGCACCCTCGTGCTGAAAAGGCAATCTATGAGAATGCCGGCCTCTTGAGATCTTATTTGTCTGAAGAGGCTTTCTGTGTGATAGGTGTGTATGATTCAATCTATAGAAACACAACCACATCCAAAACTAGACTTTTGAATCGTAGGTCATGCTAAATAGACTTTAGCTGAAGTTTAAATGCTGGTTATTTCCTTGACCAAGGTGACCAAATCAATACCACACCAGAATGTAAAAAATCTGACAATATTTAGGGGCCTATTTCCAATATCCTGAGAgggaaaaaacacttatttttcTGTTAGTATGGAAGATTTTCTTGCTAAGAGCATCTCTGTTCATTCCAGAGAGAACTCATGATTTGACGTTCAATGTTTTTGAGTTAAGAGTGTAGTTCCCGAACAAAAGTATTTCATGTCTGATGGCAAACATATTGTAttgaaatttgaaatgttttctcATGTATTCTGCCACACTATCAGATGGACAAACACTAATATCAGATTGGGTTTTTTAAATCTTGTATTAAATGACTAATGACTGCTAATGGGAATACATTTGTCATACACAGCTGATCCCTCAAGGTACAATGTACAGTAATATAAACCCAATTGGACTAATTATTGAACTCCAAAGTAACAGTTGATGGGGTGAATTTAACCTTTctcctcaaaatgtgaaacGCCAAGTGCCAAATATGTAAAGCAAATTCTAACTAGCACTTAATCAATCATTGTCCTTACTGTTCCAGGGGAGTAATTTATGGGTCTTGCCTTAGTCTAAAGCCATTTCAACCAATGATGTATTTCCTCAGTAAGCAGTTTTGCAAATGTTGCACaattcatttttgttaaaattgCTTCCATATCATTTTAATCTGTCATCATTAGAcaattatttcctatttttgcCATATCTGTTCTTCAAGTGTGATGAAGCAGAGAATGTGGAGAAAATAAAATCCAGATAATTGCTAAGTACAAGACCTGTTACAAATGGGCATTTGCACTGATCGCCACCTTACTCTGTTTCAGGTGCGCACACATACGCATGCTTGGGTGCTCAAAACGTGCACGTGTGCATTAACTGTGTTATCATATCTTTAAGAAAAGCACACATCCCTTTTTCCCCCTTTGCAACATATTTCATCAAGTTCGGTGCTGTCCACTGATAAACCTATTTTGATTAaacactcaaacacacacaaatctaaCTTTTACAATATCATTACAGTGGCTTTTCTGTAAGCAGAATCATGCAGACAGGCAGGACCATGCAGTGAGAACATTCGTCACCCTCCAGTGTATAGTTGTCAGTAACATGTTGGAATAATGAGATTGGTATTATCCCATTACAGTACAATAAAAATCCACTGAGAAATGACCTTACAGTCTGTAAtccgttaaaaaaagaaaaaggaaagaaaatcaatgaatgaatgattttttttgttaggaGAAACACGTGCAAACTGAAATATGAAACTGTGGGATAATACACATAACATTTAATTGCAATATGGAGGTCCTTTCTCACCTGAGTCTGTGTAGCGTGGCCTGGCCAAATCACGGAAATAGTAAATGAAATCCAGGCAGTTTTCGCTCTGCACTTCCCCTCTGGAACAAAGATCTGAGAGGAGTTCGAGTGCTTTTTGACAAATCTCGTCATCTCTGTCTGCAGGCATTTCCCATCAGCATCCTTAAATCAAGGATGCTCTCTCGGAGGCACCACAGGCACAGCAGCAGACCGCTGTCTTTCCACTCAGCTTTACCACGCAACCCAGCCGAGCACTCATCCGGCGGCACGCCTACCCACGCAATGGAGGACCGCAAACGAAAGCCTCActctaaaaataaaagtgaGCCAAAAAGCGATCGGCGTGAGCCCCACGTGAGCAATCAACGCATTGCGTGCGCGCGGCTCACTCGTTTGTGACCGTCACTCCGCGCCGCACTCGGGAAAGCCACCGGTTGAATCCACGCATTGATACTGCGGCGTGGCACGCTGTCCGCGGTCCTGAAACGTGCGCGCGCCTCCCCGGGGAGCGGTGCACCACCACACGTTGTGTTAGTCTTAATGGGAAAGTGAAGTACCATCTTCAGTCATGTGTTAACATGCTTGAACATGAGCCACTTATAACTTGGGATTTCTTGTATTTTTACTTGTGCTGCCACTTCATTAGGTAGAACATTTCTtgttacaaaaacaaatacagtcGTCCTCTACCTGCAAATGTCTTtacattcaaaatattcaggttacaagtCTGATTGGGAGAATTTTGACTCTATATACAAAAGaaattccaagttacaaaacgcaAAATATAAAGCTTCCtcctctattttattttgaaattgccatTGTAGAGTTGCTCTCCCATTGACTGTTAGTAGGGTAGCGGCCATCGATGAGTATAAATACGACCATTCAACCAAAAACACCCTTTCCGTG from Stigmatopora argus isolate UIUO_Sarg chromosome 2, RoL_Sarg_1.0, whole genome shotgun sequence carries:
- the syt9a gene encoding synaptotagmin-9, whose amino-acid sequence is MPADRDDEICQKALELLSDLCSRGEVQSENCLDFIYYFRDLARPRYTDSDVSVSLLSLVVTACGLALFGVSLFVSWKLCWIPWRERGLSPTTKEPHGGHLNPAMSPLPSQPVPRQPVYSAVDPPVLTRRESSQCSIAKEPTPMASVVSVEAPVTPVSPPPIALAAPEASMKISHTSPDIPLDAQEKSHENGVHTNPRIQRQTTEPPPSGHPMSEIGQGSIRRHMNLSNPDFNVAQFQRQDSLTGMGLGLGRLKPELYKQRSLEGDDGSHRGRGCGCLHLILKFDCDLEQLIVKIHRAEDLPAKDFSGTSDPYVKIYLLPDRMTKHQTKVHRKTLNPVFDEVFLFPVAYSELPSRKLHFSVYDFDRFSRHDIIGQVVVDNFLDLVDFPRETKLCREIKYVSTDNVDLGDLMFSLCYLPTAGRLTITMIKARNLKAMDITGASDPYVKVSLMCDSRRLKKRKTSTKRNTLNPVYNEAIVFDVPPENIEQISLLIAVMDYDRVGHNEVIGVCRVGNDADNLGRDHWSEMLTYPRKPVAHWHPLVEYQGTTGNSQPGSCNSLKVPPSP